The following coding sequences lie in one Kitasatospora azatica KCTC 9699 genomic window:
- the amcA gene encoding multiple cyclophane-containing RiPP AmcA — MTMLEYLAEAQAPVLTDLTSAAAGLVPTAKFDNRPTWNNNTPKFDNRPTWDNWNKAS; from the coding sequence ATGACCATGCTCGAATACCTGGCCGAGGCCCAGGCCCCGGTTCTCACCGACCTCACGTCCGCTGCGGCCGGCCTCGTCCCGACTGCCAAGTTCGACAACCGGCCCACCTGGAACAACAACACCCCCAAGTTCGACAACCGGCCGACCTGGGACAACTGGAACAAGGCGAGCTAG
- a CDS encoding pentapeptide repeat-containing protein, whose translation MDTRRVGRTSITLPEVSGPGIYLTNVASLENPRGTVQDFRYADADLRELDLLRTHLITGRITGLRADRVQLADLRVDSVEFDSCDLGSTQWSDSKLSRVVFRNCRLMGADLARLTLDNVLFEGCKLDYATWEGIRATGPVAFSKSVLTEATFTGCDLSRAVFDACTLRLTEFGRGTYKELDLRGNDLSTVRGVTTLKKIIIDRSQQPELAEALVAELDVTFGDTLDDRR comes from the coding sequence ATGGACACCCGCCGCGTCGGCCGCACCAGCATCACTCTCCCCGAGGTCAGCGGGCCCGGCATCTACCTCACGAACGTCGCCTCGTTGGAGAACCCTCGCGGCACCGTCCAGGACTTCCGGTACGCCGACGCCGATCTGCGCGAACTCGACCTGCTGAGGACCCATCTCATCACCGGCCGTATCACCGGCCTTCGCGCTGACCGCGTTCAGCTGGCTGATCTCCGGGTGGACTCAGTCGAATTCGACAGCTGCGATCTCGGCTCCACCCAGTGGAGCGACAGCAAGCTCTCTCGCGTCGTCTTCCGGAATTGCAGGCTCATGGGCGCCGACCTGGCCCGCCTCACCCTGGACAACGTCCTGTTCGAAGGCTGCAAGCTCGATTACGCGACCTGGGAGGGCATCCGCGCCACCGGCCCTGTCGCCTTCTCCAAGTCCGTACTGACCGAGGCCACCTTTACCGGGTGTGACCTGAGCCGGGCCGTCTTCGACGCCTGCACACTGCGGCTGACCGAGTTCGGGCGTGGCACGTACAAGGAGCTCGACCTTCGCGGCAACGATCTCTCCACGGTGAGGGGCGTCACCACACTCAAGAAGATCATCATCGACCGGTCCCAGCAGCCTGAGCTCGCCGAAGCCCTCGTCGCCGAGCTCGACGTCACCTTCGGTGACACCCTCGACGACCGCCGCTGA
- a CDS encoding flavoprotein → MTEHREPFLYVVVCASGIADGVGELITAAHAEGWGVGVIATPTALGFIDQQAIELQTGYPIRSAWRTPGIPQPLPPADAIAVAPATFNTINKWAAGICDTLALGILCEAYGLGIPVAVQPYVNSAQAAHPAYDDSLARLRSMGVLLGDSVPHKPKAGGARDSYNWTHVLDLLRPVLSA, encoded by the coding sequence GTGACCGAGCACCGCGAGCCGTTCCTGTACGTCGTCGTCTGCGCCTCAGGCATCGCGGACGGGGTGGGCGAGTTGATCACCGCAGCCCACGCCGAGGGGTGGGGCGTCGGTGTGATCGCCACCCCCACCGCGCTCGGCTTCATAGACCAGCAAGCCATCGAGCTGCAGACCGGCTACCCGATCCGCTCGGCCTGGCGCACGCCCGGCATCCCGCAGCCCCTTCCACCGGCCGACGCCATCGCGGTCGCGCCCGCCACCTTCAACACCATCAACAAGTGGGCCGCCGGCATCTGCGACACACTCGCACTCGGCATCCTCTGCGAGGCGTACGGCCTCGGTATCCCCGTCGCCGTCCAGCCGTACGTCAACTCCGCCCAGGCAGCACACCCCGCGTACGACGACAGCCTGGCCCGCCTCCGCTCCATGGGCGTCCTGCTCGGCGACAGCGTCCCCCACAAGCCCAAGGCCGGCGGAGCCCGCGACAGTTACAACTGGACCCACGTCCTGGACCTGCTTCGTCCCGTGCTGAGCGCGTAG
- a CDS encoding COX15/CtaA family protein, with the protein MRTPFSLLAERWHPSAAQVRLAALIALAMSVVIVVTGGAVRLTGSGLGCSTWPTCTSASLTPTPAMGVHGIIEFTNRMLTYVLCAAVGWAILAARCAPVWRRSLTRLGWAQFWVVMSNAVLGGITVLAGLNPYVVACHMIAALALVWVAVLTWERAKEGDGPVRALVAEPLRKLANVLVGVVGALVVAGTLVTGAGHHPGDSSDVPRIPINYDRLAQVHADLAFVTVGLSLAVIFVLAAVKAPPAARARARELFLVLLAQGVIGYVQYFTDVPEVLVGLHMLGASLTWIAALRIPLALRGRADEPAAVPAQLQETAAV; encoded by the coding sequence GTGCGTACCCCCTTCTCTCTCCTCGCCGAGCGCTGGCACCCGTCCGCCGCCCAGGTGCGGCTGGCCGCCCTGATCGCGCTGGCGATGAGCGTGGTCATCGTCGTCACCGGTGGCGCGGTGCGCCTGACCGGGTCCGGGCTCGGCTGCAGTACCTGGCCGACCTGCACCTCCGCGAGCCTGACGCCGACGCCTGCGATGGGGGTGCACGGCATCATCGAGTTCACCAACCGGATGCTGACGTACGTGCTCTGCGCGGCGGTCGGCTGGGCCATCCTGGCCGCGCGCTGCGCGCCGGTCTGGCGCAGGAGCCTGACCCGGCTGGGCTGGGCGCAGTTCTGGGTGGTGATGAGCAACGCGGTGCTCGGTGGGATCACCGTTCTCGCGGGGCTCAACCCCTATGTCGTGGCCTGCCACATGATTGCCGCGCTGGCGCTGGTCTGGGTCGCGGTGCTGACCTGGGAACGGGCCAAGGAGGGGGACGGGCCGGTCAGGGCGCTGGTCGCCGAACCGCTGCGGAAGCTGGCGAACGTCCTGGTGGGCGTGGTCGGCGCGCTGGTGGTGGCCGGGACGCTGGTGACCGGTGCGGGCCACCACCCGGGCGACTCAAGCGACGTGCCGCGAATCCCGATCAACTACGACCGGCTGGCCCAGGTGCACGCGGACCTGGCGTTCGTCACCGTCGGCCTCTCGCTGGCGGTCATCTTCGTGCTGGCCGCCGTCAAGGCGCCGCCGGCCGCCCGGGCCCGTGCGCGTGAGCTCTTCCTGGTGCTGCTGGCCCAAGGGGTGATCGGGTACGTGCAGTACTTCACCGACGTGCCCGAGGTGCTGGTCGGCCTGCACATGCTGGGCGCCTCGCTGACCTGGATCGCCGCGCTGCGGATCCCGTTGGCGCTGCGCGGCAGGGCGGACGAGCCCGCCGCGGTGCCGGCACAGCTGCAGGAGACAGCAGCCGTATAG
- a CDS encoding DUF2461 domain-containing protein: MTFHGWPAEALDFYEGLEADNSKTYWTAHKALYDEAVHGPTAELLAELEGEFGPGKIFRPNRDLRFSADKSPYKTHLGAFLEQGGYIQLSANGLASGLGMYQLATDQLDRYRRAVDEEVTGRELERVIAQLAKKDIGVVGVSSLKSAPRGYPKDHPRIELLRHKGLIAWQEWPVEPWLGTAEAKTRIAAFLRGARPLKDWLGTRVGPSQEPPRR; this comes from the coding sequence ATGACCTTCCACGGCTGGCCGGCCGAGGCCCTCGACTTCTACGAGGGCCTCGAGGCCGACAACTCGAAGACCTACTGGACCGCCCACAAGGCGCTCTACGACGAGGCGGTGCACGGGCCGACCGCCGAGCTGCTGGCGGAGCTGGAGGGCGAGTTCGGCCCCGGCAAGATCTTCCGGCCCAACCGCGACCTGCGGTTCAGCGCCGACAAGTCCCCGTACAAGACCCACCTGGGCGCCTTCCTGGAGCAGGGCGGCTACATCCAGCTCTCGGCCAACGGGCTGGCGTCCGGCCTGGGCATGTACCAGCTGGCGACGGATCAGCTGGACCGCTACCGGCGCGCGGTCGACGAGGAGGTGACCGGCCGGGAGTTGGAGCGGGTGATCGCCCAGCTGGCGAAGAAGGACATCGGCGTGGTCGGGGTGAGCTCGCTGAAGAGCGCCCCGCGCGGCTACCCGAAGGACCATCCGCGGATCGAACTGCTGCGGCACAAGGGGCTGATCGCCTGGCAGGAGTGGCCGGTGGAGCCCTGGCTTGGCACCGCCGAGGCCAAGACCCGGATCGCCGCCTTCCTGCGCGGTGCCCGGCCGTTGAAGGACTGGCTCGGCACCCGGGTGGGGCCGAGCCAGGAACCGCCGAGACGGTAG
- a CDS encoding heme o synthase encodes MTAVESRPAGDSGTTPTPRSFGARLGAFVALTKPRIIELLLMSTVPVMFLAQRGVPNLVLVLAVVVGGYLSAGGANALNMYIDRDIDAVMSRTERRPLVTGMVSPREAMVFGIALGVVSTLWLGFLVNWLASGLALAGYLFYVFVYTLGLKRRTAQNIVWGGIAGCMPVLVGWAAVTGSLSWAPFVLFLVIFFWTPPHYWPLSMKVREDYAKAGVPMLPVTAGNLAVARQIVIYSWVMVAVSLALWPLAHTSWLYPVSAVLLGAFWLKEAHGLYARAKAGVVGAKLKEMRLFHWSITYLTLLMVAIAVDPFLR; translated from the coding sequence GTGACCGCCGTCGAATCCCGCCCCGCCGGGGACAGTGGGACGACCCCCACCCCTCGGTCGTTCGGGGCCCGTCTAGGGGCATTCGTCGCACTGACCAAGCCGCGGATCATCGAGCTGCTGCTGATGAGCACGGTCCCGGTGATGTTCCTGGCGCAGCGCGGGGTCCCGAACCTGGTCCTGGTGCTGGCGGTGGTCGTCGGCGGCTACCTGTCGGCGGGCGGCGCCAACGCGCTCAACATGTACATCGACCGCGACATCGACGCCGTGATGAGCCGCACCGAGCGGCGGCCGCTGGTCACCGGGATGGTCTCGCCGCGCGAGGCGATGGTCTTCGGCATCGCGCTGGGCGTGGTCTCCACCCTCTGGCTCGGCTTCCTGGTGAACTGGCTGGCCTCCGGGCTGGCGCTGGCCGGCTACCTCTTCTACGTCTTCGTCTACACCCTGGGCCTGAAGCGGCGCACCGCGCAGAACATCGTCTGGGGCGGCATCGCCGGCTGCATGCCGGTGCTGGTGGGCTGGGCGGCGGTGACCGGCTCGCTGAGCTGGGCGCCGTTCGTGCTCTTCCTGGTGATCTTCTTCTGGACGCCGCCGCACTACTGGCCGCTCTCCATGAAGGTGCGCGAGGACTACGCCAAGGCCGGCGTGCCGATGCTGCCGGTCACGGCGGGCAACCTGGCCGTGGCCCGACAGATCGTCATCTACAGCTGGGTCATGGTCGCGGTCTCGCTGGCCCTGTGGCCGCTGGCGCACACCAGCTGGCTGTACCCCGTCTCGGCGGTGCTGCTGGGCGCGTTCTGGCTCAAGGAGGCGCACGGGCTGTATGCGCGCGCCAAGGCCGGAGTGGTGGGCGCGAAGCTCAAGGAGATGCGGCTGTTCCACTGGTCGATCACCTACCTGACGCTGCTGATGGTGGCGATCGCGGTGGATCCGTTCCTGCGGTAG
- the tkt gene encoding transketolase, which yields MSTTPTNAIEWSDLDERTVDTARVLAMDAVQKVGNGHPGTAMALAPAAYVIFQRFLRHDPTDPNWVGRDRFVLSPGHTSMTLYTQLFLSGYGLELDDLKSFRVHGSRTPGHPEHGHTAGVETTTGPLGQGIANAVGMAMAARYERGLFDPQAPEGSSPFDHTIWAIVSDGDLEEGISAEASSLAGHQKLGNLVALYDDNHISIEGDTHTAFSEDVLHRYEAYGWHVQRVAPKSNGDIDVQELGAALAAAKAETSRPSIIAMRTIIAWPAPDAQNTAKAHGSALGAAEIAATKKVLGFDPERTFEVTDEVLSHARQVIQRGKAARAEWEKSYLEWRASDPSRAAEFDRIQAGELPNGWKKLLPVFPAGKDVATRKAGGDTLKAFGAVIPELWGGSADLAESNLTTIDEGSSFLPEDNPLKGANPYGRTIHFGIREHAMGSAMNGIALHGKTRVYGGTFLVFSDYMRPAVRLAALMKLPVTYVWTHDSIGLGEDGPTHQPVEHLAALRAIPGLSVVRPADANETAVAWRTVLERQTTHPGPVGLALTRQGVPTWDREVFGSADGTAKGGYVLAEASNGAPQVILIGTGSEVQLAVQARETLEAEGIPTRVVSMPSVEWFHEQDQAYRDQVLPPTVKARVSVEAGIAQGWREFVGDHGQIVSLDHFGASADYQVLYQEFGITAEAVTHAAHKSLRSLEAVNR from the coding sequence GTGAGCACGACGCCGACGAACGCAATCGAGTGGTCCGACCTTGACGAGCGAACGGTGGACACGGCCCGCGTTTTGGCCATGGACGCAGTACAGAAGGTCGGGAACGGGCACCCGGGTACCGCTATGGCCCTGGCCCCTGCCGCCTACGTCATCTTCCAGCGCTTTCTGCGCCATGACCCGACCGACCCCAACTGGGTGGGCCGGGACCGCTTCGTGCTGTCCCCGGGTCACACCAGCATGACCCTGTACACCCAGCTCTTCCTCTCCGGCTACGGCCTGGAGCTGGACGACCTGAAGTCCTTCCGGGTGCACGGCAGCCGCACCCCGGGCCACCCGGAGCACGGCCACACCGCCGGCGTGGAGACCACCACCGGTCCGCTCGGCCAGGGCATCGCCAACGCGGTGGGCATGGCGATGGCGGCCCGCTACGAGCGTGGCCTGTTCGACCCGCAGGCGCCCGAGGGCAGCTCGCCGTTCGACCACACCATCTGGGCCATCGTCTCCGACGGCGACCTGGAGGAGGGCATCTCCGCCGAGGCCTCCTCGCTGGCCGGCCACCAGAAGCTGGGCAACCTGGTCGCGCTCTACGACGACAACCACATCTCGATCGAGGGCGACACCCACACCGCCTTCTCCGAGGACGTGCTGCACCGCTACGAGGCGTACGGCTGGCACGTGCAGCGGGTCGCCCCGAAGAGCAACGGCGACATCGACGTCCAGGAGCTGGGCGCCGCGCTGGCCGCCGCCAAGGCCGAGACCTCGCGCCCGTCGATCATCGCGATGCGCACGATCATCGCCTGGCCGGCCCCGGACGCGCAGAACACCGCCAAGGCGCACGGCTCCGCGCTCGGCGCCGCCGAGATCGCCGCCACCAAGAAGGTGCTGGGCTTCGACCCCGAGCGCACCTTCGAGGTCACCGACGAGGTGCTCAGCCACGCCCGTCAGGTGATCCAGCGCGGCAAGGCGGCCCGTGCCGAGTGGGAGAAGTCCTACCTGGAGTGGCGCGCCAGCGACCCGTCGCGCGCGGCCGAGTTCGACCGGATCCAGGCCGGCGAGCTGCCCAACGGCTGGAAGAAGCTGCTCCCGGTCTTCCCGGCCGGCAAGGACGTCGCCACCCGCAAGGCCGGCGGCGACACCCTGAAGGCCTTCGGCGCGGTGATCCCGGAGCTGTGGGGCGGCTCGGCCGACCTCGCGGAGTCCAACCTCACCACGATCGACGAGGGCAGCTCCTTCCTCCCCGAGGACAACCCGCTCAAGGGCGCCAACCCGTACGGCCGGACCATCCACTTCGGCATCCGCGAGCACGCCATGGGCTCGGCCATGAACGGCATCGCGCTGCACGGCAAGACCCGCGTGTACGGCGGCACCTTCCTGGTCTTCTCGGACTACATGCGCCCGGCGGTCCGGCTGGCCGCGCTGATGAAGCTGCCGGTCACCTACGTCTGGACGCACGACTCGATCGGCCTCGGCGAGGACGGCCCGACCCACCAGCCGGTCGAGCACCTGGCCGCGCTGCGCGCCATCCCGGGCCTGTCGGTGGTCCGCCCGGCCGACGCCAACGAGACCGCGGTCGCCTGGCGCACCGTCCTGGAGCGCCAGACCACCCACCCCGGCCCGGTCGGCCTGGCGCTGACCCGCCAGGGCGTGCCGACCTGGGACCGCGAGGTCTTCGGCTCGGCCGACGGCACCGCGAAGGGCGGCTACGTGCTGGCCGAGGCCTCCAACGGCGCCCCGCAGGTGATCCTGATCGGCACCGGCTCCGAGGTTCAGCTGGCGGTCCAGGCGCGCGAGACACTGGAGGCCGAGGGCATCCCCACCCGCGTGGTCTCGATGCCGTCCGTCGAGTGGTTCCACGAGCAGGACCAGGCGTACCGCGACCAGGTGCTGCCGCCCACCGTCAAGGCCCGGGTCTCGGTCGAGGCCGGGATCGCCCAGGGCTGGCGCGAGTTCGTGGGCGACCACGGCCAGATCGTCAGCCTGGACCACTTCGGCGCGTCGGCCGACTACCAGGTGCTGTACCAGGAGTTCGGCATCACCGCCGAGGCCGTGACGCACGCCGCCCACAAGTCGCTGCGCTCGCTGGAAGCCGTCAACCGCTAG
- the tal gene encoding transaldolase, whose translation MTDALKRLSDEGVAIWLDDLSRARLNSGNLAELVQSKHVVGVTTNPTIFQKAIAGSGDTSYDGQLRDLAVRKVTTDEAIRMITTSDVRDAADVLRSVYDASNGRDGRVSIEVDPRLAHQTAPTVAEAKQLWWLVDRPNIFIKIPATKAGLPAISEVIGRGISVNVTLIFSLDRYKAVIDAFLTGLEEARAKGIDLSSIESVASFFVSRVDSEIDKRLDAIGTDEAKSLRSKAALANARLAYQAYEEVFGSVDGKKPASDRWTALEAAGAKPQRPLWASTGVKDPALPDTLYVTELVAPGTVNTMPEATLDATGDHGVVTGDTITGGYAEAQGVLDALAAVGVDYDDVVQVLEDEGVSKFEVSWQELLDTVTASLASFAEGK comes from the coding sequence ATGACTGACGCATTGAAGCGCCTCAGCGACGAAGGCGTGGCGATCTGGCTGGACGACCTCAGCCGCGCCCGGCTGAACAGCGGCAACCTGGCCGAACTGGTGCAGAGCAAGCACGTCGTCGGTGTCACCACCAACCCGACCATCTTCCAGAAGGCGATCGCCGGCAGCGGCGACACCTCCTACGACGGCCAGCTGCGCGACCTCGCGGTGCGCAAGGTCACCACCGACGAGGCGATCCGCATGATCACCACCTCGGACGTGCGGGACGCCGCCGACGTGCTGCGCTCGGTGTACGACGCGAGCAACGGCCGCGACGGCCGGGTCTCGATCGAGGTGGACCCGCGGCTGGCCCACCAGACCGCGCCCACCGTGGCCGAGGCCAAGCAGCTGTGGTGGCTGGTGGACCGTCCGAACATCTTCATCAAGATCCCGGCCACCAAGGCCGGCCTGCCCGCGATCAGCGAGGTGATCGGCCGGGGCATCAGCGTCAACGTCACGCTGATCTTCTCGCTGGACCGCTACAAGGCCGTGATCGACGCCTTCCTGACCGGTCTCGAGGAGGCCAGGGCCAAGGGCATCGACCTGTCCTCGATCGAGTCGGTCGCCTCCTTCTTCGTGTCCCGGGTGGACAGCGAGATCGACAAGCGGCTCGACGCGATCGGCACCGACGAGGCCAAGTCGCTGCGCTCCAAGGCCGCGCTGGCCAACGCCCGGCTCGCCTACCAGGCGTACGAGGAGGTCTTCGGCTCGGTGGACGGCAAGAAGCCGGCCAGCGACCGCTGGACCGCCCTGGAGGCGGCCGGTGCCAAGCCGCAGCGTCCGCTCTGGGCCTCGACCGGCGTGAAGGACCCGGCGCTGCCGGACACCCTGTACGTGACCGAGCTGGTGGCCCCCGGCACCGTCAACACCATGCCCGAGGCCACCCTGGACGCCACCGGCGACCACGGCGTGGTGACCGGTGACACCATCACCGGCGGCTACGCCGAGGCGCAGGGCGTGCTGGACGCGCTGGCCGCGGTCGGCGTCGACTACGACGACGTGGTGCAGGTCCTGGAGGACGAGGGCGTCAGCAAGTTCGAGGTCTCCTGGCAGGAGCTGCTCGACACGGTGACCGCCTCGCTGGCCTCCTTCGCCGAAGGTAAGTGA
- the zwf gene encoding glucose-6-phosphate dehydrogenase translates to MPQLPANPLRDPADRRLPRIAGPSGLVIFGVTGDLSRKKLMPAIYDLANRGLLPPGFSLVGFARREWEHEDFAKEVHDAVKEHARTPFREEVWQQLAKGMRFVQGTFDDDEAFETLRQTIEDLDKAQGTSGNFAFYLSVPPKFFPNVVQQLKKHGLADPPQGSWRRAVIEKPFGHDLTSAQELNKVVHEVFPRDEVFRIDHYLGKETVQNILALRFANSMFEPIWNRSYVDHVQITMAEDIGIGGRAGYYDGIGSARDVIQNHLLQLMALTAIEEPASFHPKALVAEKLKVLSAVQLPKDLGRHTVRGQYASGWQGGEEVVGYLDEDGIDPESKTDTYAAIKLEINNRRWAGVPFYLRTGKRLGRRVTEIAVVFQRAPYLPFDSYATEELGQNALVIRVQPDEGVTVRFGSKVPGTSMEVRDVTMDFAYGESFTESSPEAYERLILDVLLGDANLFPRHQEVELSWEILDPIEKYWDQHGKPAQYPAGTWGPAEADEMLARDGRSWRRP, encoded by the coding sequence ATCCCGCAGTTGCCCGCGAACCCGCTGCGCGACCCGGCGGACCGCCGGCTGCCGCGCATCGCCGGCCCGTCCGGCCTGGTCATCTTCGGCGTCACCGGGGACCTCTCCCGGAAGAAGTTGATGCCGGCGATCTACGACCTGGCCAACCGCGGCCTGCTGCCGCCGGGTTTCTCACTGGTGGGCTTCGCCCGCCGCGAGTGGGAGCACGAGGACTTCGCGAAGGAGGTGCACGACGCCGTCAAGGAGCACGCACGCACCCCCTTCCGTGAGGAGGTGTGGCAGCAGCTCGCCAAGGGCATGCGGTTCGTCCAGGGCACCTTCGACGACGACGAGGCCTTCGAGACGCTGCGCCAGACCATCGAGGACCTGGACAAGGCACAGGGCACCAGCGGCAACTTCGCCTTCTACCTCTCGGTGCCCCCGAAGTTCTTCCCCAACGTGGTCCAGCAGTTGAAGAAGCACGGCCTGGCCGACCCGCCGCAGGGCTCCTGGCGCCGTGCGGTGATCGAGAAGCCCTTCGGTCACGACCTGACGAGCGCTCAGGAGCTCAACAAGGTCGTGCACGAGGTCTTCCCGCGCGACGAGGTATTCCGGATCGACCACTACCTCGGCAAGGAGACGGTCCAGAACATCCTGGCGCTGCGCTTCGCCAACTCGATGTTCGAGCCGATCTGGAACCGGTCCTACGTGGACCACGTGCAGATCACCATGGCCGAGGACATCGGCATCGGGGGCCGCGCCGGGTACTACGACGGCATCGGCTCGGCCCGTGACGTGATCCAGAACCACCTGCTCCAGCTGATGGCGCTGACCGCCATCGAGGAGCCGGCCTCGTTCCACCCCAAGGCCCTGGTCGCGGAGAAGCTCAAGGTGCTCAGCGCCGTGCAGCTGCCCAAGGACCTCGGCCGGCACACCGTGCGCGGCCAGTACGCGTCCGGCTGGCAGGGCGGCGAGGAGGTGGTCGGGTACCTGGACGAGGACGGCATCGACCCCGAGTCCAAGACCGACACCTACGCGGCGATCAAGCTGGAGATCAACAACCGGCGCTGGGCCGGGGTCCCGTTCTACCTGCGCACGGGCAAGCGCCTGGGCCGCCGGGTGACCGAGATCGCGGTGGTCTTCCAGCGGGCCCCGTACCTGCCGTTCGACTCCTACGCGACCGAGGAGCTGGGGCAGAACGCCCTGGTGATCCGGGTGCAGCCGGACGAGGGCGTCACGGTGCGGTTCGGTTCCAAGGTGCCGGGGACCTCGATGGAGGTCCGGGACGTCACGATGGACTTCGCCTACGGCGAGTCGTTCACCGAGTCCAGCCCGGAGGCCTACGAGCGGCTCATCCTGGACGTGCTCCTCGGTGACGCCAACCTCTTCCCGCGGCACCAGGAGGTCGAGCTCTCCTGGGAGATCCTCGACCCGATCGAGAAGTACTGGGACCAGCACGGCAAGCCCGCGCAGTACCCGGCCGGCACCTGGGGTCCGGCCGAGGCGGACGAGATGCTCGCACGAGACGGCAGGAGCTGGCGCCGGCCATGA
- the opcA gene encoding glucose-6-phosphate dehydrogenase assembly protein OpcA yields MKIDLTDTTSSKINSALMDARRASGSTAAGMVLTLVIVVDEGSAYDALKAANDASREHPSRILAVIKRAGRSPRARAGTRLDAEILVGSDAGSGETVVLRMHGELVSHAQSVVLPLLLPDAPVVVWWPENAPLHAAQDPLGAIAQRRITDAVTAESPVDQLAVRAESYSPGDTDLAWTRITGWRSMLAAALDQKPTKVTSAVVEGESYNPSVELLGLWLHDRLRVPVDRVVSGGPGITAVRLRTRDGEIVLDRPDGLMGTLSIPGAPDRMVALKRRETAELIAEELRRLDPDDIYAAAVRTGVKSLNTSKGRAPAGAVVEADPAAAAGSTVVEAAVATPMVTAKVPAAEQPAVAQPAATKTAAAKKAPAAKKAATTKKATARKRSGA; encoded by the coding sequence ATGAAGATCGACCTGACGGACACCACGTCCAGCAAGATCAACAGTGCTCTGATGGACGCCCGCCGGGCCAGCGGTTCCACCGCGGCCGGGATGGTTCTCACGCTCGTCATCGTGGTGGACGAGGGCAGCGCGTACGACGCCCTCAAGGCCGCGAACGACGCCTCCCGTGAGCACCCCTCGCGGATCCTGGCGGTGATCAAGCGGGCCGGGCGTTCGCCGCGGGCCCGCGCCGGGACCCGGCTGGACGCCGAGATCCTGGTCGGCTCGGACGCCGGCTCGGGCGAGACGGTGGTGCTGCGGATGCACGGCGAGCTGGTCTCGCACGCGCAGTCCGTGGTGCTGCCGCTGCTGCTGCCGGACGCCCCCGTGGTGGTCTGGTGGCCGGAGAACGCGCCGCTGCACGCCGCGCAGGACCCGCTGGGTGCGATCGCCCAGCGCCGGATCACCGACGCGGTCACCGCCGAGTCGCCGGTCGACCAGCTGGCGGTCCGGGCCGAGAGCTACAGCCCGGGTGACACCGACCTCGCCTGGACCAGGATCACCGGCTGGCGCTCGATGCTGGCCGCCGCCCTGGACCAGAAGCCCACCAAGGTCACCTCCGCGGTGGTCGAGGGCGAGTCGTACAACCCGAGCGTGGAGTTGCTCGGGCTCTGGCTGCACGACCGCCTGCGGGTGCCGGTGGACCGGGTGGTCAGCGGCGGCCCGGGCATCACCGCGGTGCGGCTGCGCACCCGGGACGGCGAGATCGTGCTCGACCGGCCGGACGGCCTGATGGGCACCCTCTCCATCCCCGGTGCTCCGGACCGGATGGTGGCGCTCAAGCGGCGCGAGACCGCCGAGCTGATCGCCGAGGAGCTGCGCCGGCTCGACCCGGACGACATCTACGCGGCGGCGGTTCGCACCGGCGTGAAGAGCCTGAACACGTCGAAGGGCCGGGCTCCGGCCGGCGCCGTCGTCGAGGCCGATCCGGCCGCGGCGGCGGGCAGCACCGTGGTCGAGGCCGCGGTGGCCACGCCCATGGTGACCGCCAAGGTCCCCGCCGCCGAGCAGCCCGCCGTGGCGCAGCCCGCTGCAACGAAGACGGCGGCTGCCAAGAAGGCCCCCGCGGCCAAGAAGGCGGCCACCACGAAGAAGGCCACCGCCCGCAAGCGGAGCGGCGCATGA
- the pgl gene encoding 6-phosphogluconolactonase — MTPVPQLVVHRDKELMAQAAAARLITRIVDAQSARGTASVVLTGGRNGNALLAAIAESPARDAVDWSRLDLWWGDERFVPSADPERNAVQATDELLGRVPLDPARVHFMPASDGVDGADVEAAAERYAEELAKAAGPQDRGRVPAFDVLLLGVGPDTHVASLFPEHPGVRETARTVVGVRGAPKPPPTRISLTLPAIRAAREVWLLAAGEDKADAVALALSGPGELLAPASGAYGTVRTLWLLDRAAAAKLPPQLYPPASA, encoded by the coding sequence ATGACCCCGGTCCCGCAGCTGGTGGTGCACCGCGACAAGGAGCTGATGGCCCAGGCGGCCGCCGCGCGACTGATCACCAGGATCGTCGACGCGCAGTCCGCCCGGGGCACCGCCTCCGTGGTGCTCACCGGCGGCCGCAACGGCAATGCGCTGCTCGCGGCCATCGCCGAGTCCCCGGCCCGGGACGCGGTGGACTGGTCCCGGCTGGACCTGTGGTGGGGCGACGAGCGCTTCGTCCCCTCCGCCGATCCCGAGCGCAACGCGGTGCAGGCCACCGACGAGCTGCTCGGCCGGGTCCCGCTGGACCCGGCCCGGGTGCACTTCATGCCCGCCTCGGACGGCGTCGACGGCGCCGACGTGGAGGCCGCCGCCGAGCGGTACGCCGAGGAGCTGGCCAAGGCCGCGGGTCCGCAGGACCGCGGCCGGGTGCCCGCCTTCGACGTGCTGCTGCTCGGGGTCGGCCCGGACACCCACGTGGCCTCGCTCTTCCCCGAGCACCCGGGCGTGCGGGAGACCGCGCGCACGGTGGTCGGGGTGCGCGGGGCGCCCAAGCCTCCGCCCACCCGGATCTCGCTGACCCTGCCGGCCATCCGGGCGGCGCGCGAGGTCTGGCTGTTGGCGGCCGGTGAGGACAAGGCGGACGCCGTGGCGCTGGCCCTGTCCGGTCCGGGCGAGCTGCTGGCCCCGGCCTCGGGTGCGTACGGCACGGTCCGCACACTCTGGCTGCTGGACCGCGCGGCTGCGGCCAAACTGCCGCCGCAGCTCTACCCGCCGGCCTCGGCCTGA